The genomic region ACATCTGCAACAGAAACTTTATGGTCTCTGCTTCTTTCTCAAAGACACCAGTACAAATCCAAATTAACTCAGTGTCCTGGCACAGGACAGAGATGCTCTAGAGTTGCTCCTGTCTCACTGAGAGTAGGATTTATGCCAAATGTTTATTCCCAAAATGCAGTATTGCTTCTTCTGGCTTCTGCCTGgagaaaatatttgtgtgtcTCTCTGAGCTCTGGATGACTTTATACACGATTAGGCTTTGCATGTGATAAAACAAAATGTTATAAAAACTCCTTCAAGTTCCTGTCAGAATAGAAACGCATCATTGTACCACTGGGCAGGCGTATAAATAGCTGAGAAGAGCTTTCTGTGCAGCTGGTGCTTTGCTGCGTTTCACCAGGAGAGGGTAGAGTTTGGAAAGGACTCCTGGCAGCCCAGGCTCCCTATTGTGCTGGGAAACAGCGAAGGGAAAACAAGCACaagtttctcctctgcctgTTTGCACCGACTGACTATGTGCGAGAGTCAGCAGATGAACTCTGGAAGACCTTAAAGTAAACAGAAAGCggaaagagaaacaaattcAAAAGCAGCTTTCTAGGGAAGTCAGTGGAATCGAAGGGAGAAGCCGCGGCAGCTCCCGTGGGCTCGCCCCGCCGGCTGTCTCAGAGCTGTCACTCACCGCACCGTGCCTTAATCAGAGCTCGGGATTTATTTCTCTGCCGTGACTTCCAAGCTGTGAATAGATATCCCTTTTAGAGACAGAATGGGACCTGAAAAGACTCTCGAGCACTGAACAGAGTGGTGAGTTTTATTAAATGGTTTCTTCTCTTTCCAGTCTGCTGGAGCTTTCTAACACCCTGcttgcaggcacagcagcccgATGACTTGTCTTTTCCCTGCAGCTTGTTGCATTCCTCACCAGGCTTTCCCGACCGCAGGTTTCTATCAGTAACCTTTCCCACCAGGACTCCAGGGCAGTTTGGTGACATTTGTAACAGAGCTGCCTCAGTGCTGATTTGCTTTCATGAGAGATTAAAACCACAAAGCTGTGAAACCAAACAACGGGCTAAAAATCAACTAAAATCCAATATAATCATAAAATGGCAGGTGACTCTAGGTTTCCAGATGTGGACAGCGATGGATcagaaaaaagtgaagaaatgGAGATTGTAGTCAATGTCGGCGGGGTAAGGCAGGTGTTCTACGGAGATAACCTGAATCAATACCCAGAAACACGGCTGGCAGAGCTGGTCAATTGTTTATCGGGGGGATACGATAGCATATTTTCCCTCTGTGATGACTATGATCCTGGAAAGAGAGAGTTTTACTTTGACAGAGATCCAGATGCTTTCAAATGCATTATTGACGTGTACTACTTTGGGGAAATTCACATGAAGAAAGGAATATGCCCCATATGTTTCAAGAATGAAATGGAATTTTGGAAAGTGGATCTGCAATTTTTGGATGACTGCTGCAAAGCTCACCTAAGTgaaaaaaaggaggaactgGAAGAAATAGCCCGAAGGGTGCAACTCATTCTGGATGACTTGGGAGTAGATGCCTCAGAAAGTCGCTGGAAAAAGTGCCAAAAATGCATCTGGAAATTTCTGGAGAAACCAGAATCATCCTATCCAGCTAGAGTGATTGCTGTACTgtcatttctgttcattttgaTCTCCTCTGTTGTGATGTGTGTGGGGACCATCCCAGACTTGCAGGTGGTAGATGCAGAGGGGAACCGTATGGAGCACCCGACCCTGGACAGCATCGAGACCGCCTGCATAGGCTGGTTCACCATGGAGTACGTGCTGAGGCTGATCTCCTCTCCCAACAAACTCCACTTTGCCCTGTCTTTCATGAACATTGTTGATGTGCTAGCAATACTTCCTTTCTACGTCAGCCTGACCTTGACCCACCTGGGAGCCAAGCTGATGGAGCTGAGCAATGTCCAGCAGGCTGTCCAGGCACTGCGCATCATGAGGATCGCGAGGATTTTCAAGCTCGCACGGCATTCCTCAGGGCTCCAGACCCTAACCTATGCCCTGAAACGCAGCTTTAAGGAGCTCGGGCTGCTCCTCATGTACTTAGCTGTTGGAATCTTTGTCTTTTCTGCCCTAGGTTATAC from Agelaius phoeniceus isolate bAgePho1 chromosome 3, bAgePho1.hap1, whole genome shotgun sequence harbors:
- the KCNF1 gene encoding voltage-gated potassium channel regulatory subunit KCNF1, whose product is MAGDSRFPDVDSDGSEKSEEMEIVVNVGGVRQVFYGDNLNQYPETRLAELVNCLSGGYDSIFSLCDDYDPGKREFYFDRDPDAFKCIIDVYYFGEIHMKKGICPICFKNEMEFWKVDLQFLDDCCKAHLSEKKEELEEIARRVQLILDDLGVDASESRWKKCQKCIWKFLEKPESSYPARVIAVLSFLFILISSVVMCVGTIPDLQVVDAEGNRMEHPTLDSIETACIGWFTMEYVLRLISSPNKLHFALSFMNIVDVLAILPFYVSLTLTHLGAKLMELSNVQQAVQALRIMRIARIFKLARHSSGLQTLTYALKRSFKELGLLLMYLAVGIFVFSALGYTMEQSHPETLFKSIPQSFWWAIITMTTVGYGDIYPKTTLGKLNAAISFLCGVIAIALPIHPIINNFVRYYNKQRVLETAAKHELELMELNSAEGKAAGSRSELEDLSRESKEGPFYSSRIKVSHSDTFIHLLSEEKHHRTRLQSCK